A stretch of DNA from Acidobacteriota bacterium:
ACGGCGAGCCCGTCGAAGTGCTCTGGATTCCTTCTTTTTCACTGGCCGCTGGCGAGCAGGTTGCTTTGCTTGGCGAAAGCGGGCAGGGGAAAACGACCTTGCTGCACTTGCTGGCCGGTATTTTAACCCCGACGGAAGGCCAGGTTGTGCTTGGCGGAACCGATCTAACCCGGCTTTCCGAAGCCGCGCGAGATCGGTTCCGGGCTGAGAAAATCGGCTATATCTTTCAAAACATTCACCTTCTGCCAGCTTTTACTGCTCAGGAAAACCTTGAACTCGGAATGCTCTTTGCCCATCGCAAACATTCAGCCGCGCGAGCAAAAGAGTTACTGACGAAGGTTGGACTGGCCGAACGTCTGAATTTTTACCCAGGTGAACTGTCCGCCGGACAACAGCAGCGGGTAGGCATTGCGCGCGCACTAGCCAATCAGCC
This window harbors:
- a CDS encoding ABC transporter ATP-binding protein, which encodes MLHVTNLRMTYPGRNGEPVEVLWIPSFSLAAGEQVALLGESGQGKTTLLHLLAGILTPTEGQVVLGGTDLTRLSEAARDRFRAEKIGYIFQNIHLLPAFTAQENLELGMLFAHRKHSAARAKELLTKVGLAERLNFYPGELSAGQQQRVGIARALANQPVLVLADEPTSALDANNRETALDLMQNLCREQNTALLVVTHDQQVAARFSRIWQLAELNQLELPGRGAVQN